A single genomic interval of Nonomuraea rubra harbors:
- a CDS encoding class I SAM-dependent methyltransferase, with the protein MPNLPELAHRTFFRTLSLLSPKGQGVILRRYFDWWHRTPDPWKLSTDGYEQHKYRSTLEHVPARPYRRIVEVGCAEGVFTHALAATYPDAEITGMDVSGRALARARERVPEEGGRVRFVQADLLTHPVERSFELAFCSETLYYLGRHERLQRAAEQLSGLLVPDGVLVAVHPWPEASRLHGYLDAHESLKRLGEEVYTASSRPFAVTVYGAKPS; encoded by the coding sequence GTGCCCAATCTGCCCGAGCTCGCGCATCGTACGTTCTTCCGGACGCTTTCCCTGCTGTCCCCCAAGGGGCAGGGCGTGATCCTGCGCCGCTACTTCGACTGGTGGCACCGCACCCCCGACCCGTGGAAGCTGTCGACCGACGGCTACGAGCAGCACAAGTACCGGTCGACGCTCGAGCACGTGCCGGCCCGGCCGTACCGGCGCATCGTCGAGGTCGGCTGCGCGGAGGGCGTCTTCACCCACGCGCTCGCCGCCACCTACCCCGACGCCGAGATCACCGGGATGGACGTCTCGGGGCGGGCGCTGGCGCGGGCCAGGGAGCGGGTGCCCGAGGAGGGCGGGCGGGTGCGGTTCGTGCAGGCCGACCTGCTCACCCACCCGGTGGAGCGGAGCTTCGAGCTGGCGTTCTGCTCGGAGACGCTCTACTACCTGGGGCGGCACGAACGCCTGCAGCGGGCCGCCGAGCAGCTCAGCGGGCTGCTGGTGCCCGACGGGGTGCTGGTGGCCGTCCATCCCTGGCCCGAGGCGAGCCGGCTGCACGGATATCTGGACGCGCACGAGTCGCTGAAGCGGCTCGGCGAGGAGGTCTACACGGCCTCCTCCCGGCCGTTCGCGGTCACCGTCTACGGCGCGAAACCCTCCTGA
- a CDS encoding LysR family transcriptional regulator: MDDSDDRLAARLAPALALLAAVGETGHVTRAADLLGVPQPTASRRLAALAEVVGAPLVLPSGRGIRLTRTGRTLAAASTRALAAMTAAAREVREEIDPGSGRIVLGFLHLLGRTLVPSLIGGFRERNPGIRFSLAQGSRQDMLDALHEGEIDLVFVAPMPLGDPGLVSRPLADQELLLCAPPSHRLATRTRVRAADLEGEDLVTLEHGYGLRQITDDLCAAAGFEPRIAFEGQESETVRGLVAAGLGVALLPRSDHPPAGGVVEIPLSPPVFRTVGVSWPAGERLTPAARAFRDHVCSHPTDLGPAFRPPRGKRSGQA; this comes from the coding sequence ATGGATGATTCGGACGATCGCCTGGCCGCCCGCCTGGCCCCGGCCCTCGCGCTGCTGGCCGCCGTGGGCGAGACCGGGCACGTGACGCGCGCGGCCGACCTGCTCGGCGTCCCGCAGCCCACCGCCAGCCGCCGCCTCGCCGCCCTGGCCGAGGTCGTGGGCGCCCCGCTCGTCCTCCCGTCCGGCCGTGGCATCCGCCTGACCAGGACGGGACGTACGCTGGCCGCCGCCTCCACCCGCGCGCTGGCGGCCATGACCGCCGCCGCCCGCGAGGTGCGCGAGGAGATCGACCCGGGCAGCGGGCGCATCGTCCTCGGCTTCCTGCACCTGCTCGGGCGCACGCTGGTGCCGTCGCTCATCGGCGGGTTCAGGGAGCGCAACCCGGGCATCCGCTTCAGCCTGGCGCAGGGGTCTCGGCAGGACATGCTGGACGCCCTGCACGAGGGCGAGATCGACCTGGTGTTCGTGGCCCCCATGCCGCTCGGCGACCCCGGCCTCGTCAGCCGCCCCCTCGCCGACCAGGAGCTCCTGCTGTGCGCGCCGCCGTCCCACCGCCTGGCCACCAGGACGCGGGTGCGGGCGGCCGATCTGGAGGGCGAGGACCTGGTGACGCTGGAGCACGGGTACGGCCTGCGGCAGATCACCGACGACCTGTGCGCGGCGGCGGGGTTCGAGCCGCGGATCGCGTTCGAGGGGCAGGAGTCGGAGACCGTGCGCGGGCTGGTGGCGGCGGGGCTGGGGGTGGCACTCCTGCCGCGATCGGATCACCCGCCGGCCGGTGGCGTGGTGGAGATCCCGCTGTCGCCGCCCGTGTTCAGGACGGTCGGGGTGAGCTGGCCCGCGGGGGAGCGGCTGACCCCGGCGGCCCGCGCCTTCCGCGACCACGTCTGCTCCCACCCCACCGACCTGGGCCCCGCCTTCCGCCCGCCCCGCGGGAAGCGGTCCGGGCAGGCGTGA
- a CDS encoding MFS transporter: MVVLQASEPVVGTRRVSAAVAAAGLSSFALLYAPQPVLPQLAAAYGLDPGSASLAIGVATASLAVAVLPLAWLAGVAGRRRVIVWSVVVSAVIGLLLPLAPSFPVFLVMRGVQGVAIAGFAGVAAAYLADQVGTGRLAGAVGAMIAGNSVGGMLGRLGAGFAADPLGWHGALVAVAGVALVCALFTVATLPRTTTDGHRAPARKGRGGGVRVGFGLVAPFAVGALAMGAFVALYNAAGFRLAAPPIALSPAAASLVFLSYAMGTASSAAAGRLATRLGRTPALVAALVVTVAGSALTAHPSLPVIALGFAVLTAGFFAAHAIANAWVTADAPPPARGRAAGVYTLCYYLGSGAGGTAGAVVYGHAGWTWLVVMTSAWLLLAALAVLVTRRKHLAS, encoded by the coding sequence GTGGTGGTTCTCCAGGCTTCCGAGCCCGTCGTCGGCACGCGGCGGGTCAGCGCGGCCGTGGCCGCGGCCGGGCTGTCGTCCTTCGCCCTGCTGTACGCGCCCCAGCCGGTGCTGCCCCAGCTCGCGGCGGCGTACGGGCTGGACCCGGGCAGCGCCTCGCTGGCGATCGGGGTGGCGACCGCCTCGCTGGCCGTCGCGGTGCTGCCGCTGGCCTGGCTGGCCGGGGTGGCCGGGCGGCGGCGGGTGATCGTCTGGTCGGTGGTGGTGTCGGCGGTGATCGGCCTGCTGCTGCCGCTGGCGCCGTCCTTCCCGGTGTTCCTCGTGATGCGCGGGGTGCAGGGCGTGGCGATCGCCGGCTTCGCCGGGGTGGCGGCGGCGTACCTGGCCGACCAGGTCGGCACGGGGCGGCTGGCCGGGGCGGTGGGCGCGATGATCGCCGGGAACTCGGTCGGGGGGATGCTGGGGCGGCTCGGCGCCGGGTTCGCCGCGGACCCGCTGGGGTGGCACGGCGCGCTGGTCGCGGTGGCGGGGGTGGCGCTGGTGTGCGCGCTGTTCACGGTCGCGACCCTGCCCAGGACGACGACCGACGGCCACCGGGCGCCCGCGCGGAAGGGGCGGGGCGGCGGGGTGCGGGTCGGGTTCGGGCTGGTGGCGCCGTTCGCCGTGGGGGCGCTGGCCATGGGGGCGTTCGTGGCGCTGTACAACGCGGCCGGGTTCCGGCTGGCCGCGCCGCCGATCGCGCTGAGCCCGGCCGCCGCCTCGCTGGTGTTCCTCTCCTACGCCATGGGGACCGCGTCCTCGGCCGCCGCCGGACGGCTGGCCACGCGCCTGGGCCGGACCCCGGCGCTGGTGGCGGCGCTGGTCGTGACCGTGGCGGGGTCGGCGCTGACCGCGCACCCGTCGCTGCCCGTCATCGCGCTCGGCTTCGCCGTCCTGACCGCCGGGTTCTTCGCCGCGCACGCCATCGCCAACGCCTGGGTGACCGCCGACGCGCCCCCGCCCGCCCGGGGCAGGGCCGCCGGCGTCTACACGCTCTGCTACTACCTCGGCAGCGGCGCGGGCGGCACCGCCGGCGCCGTCGTGTACGGCCACGCGGGCTGGACGTGGCTGGTCGTCATGACGTCGGCCTGGCTGCTGCTGGCCGCCCTCGCCGTGCTCGTGACACGCCGCAAGCACCTGGCTTCCTGA
- a CDS encoding MerR family transcriptional regulator, which translates to MLVRDETLGIGELSRLTGVPVRTIRFYCDEGIIASVRSTGNHRRFDRTAVERLALIRRLRGLGLGLTAIAHVLSGERSLGEAVSAERAALDARLAELAWRRASLRAVEEADPAERAARLDLLAAVEDASAARERLVRFWRRLFVSPVSDGIFDSFLSMAVPRPPADPGPLQVVAYAELVHLVGDRSLTAGLRARALAAARTVGDEDLLMHGVGEAVTLAQPCVIAGEPPREGPELDRFVAAHATARGRGDSPAFRRELLGVVEPDRDPRVRRYWRLVGEVSGERATIGAMIGWLADSLERSVT; encoded by the coding sequence GTGCTTGTGCGGGATGAGACGCTCGGAATCGGGGAGCTGTCCCGGCTGACGGGTGTCCCGGTGCGTACGATCCGCTTCTACTGCGACGAGGGCATCATCGCGTCGGTGCGCAGCACGGGGAACCACCGCAGGTTCGACCGGACGGCCGTGGAGCGGCTGGCCCTGATCAGGCGGCTGCGGGGGCTGGGCCTCGGCCTGACGGCGATCGCGCACGTGCTCAGCGGCGAACGCTCGCTGGGCGAGGCGGTGTCCGCCGAGCGGGCCGCGCTCGACGCGCGGCTGGCGGAGCTGGCCTGGCGGCGCGCCTCGCTGCGGGCCGTCGAGGAGGCCGATCCCGCCGAGCGGGCGGCCAGGCTGGACCTGCTGGCCGCCGTGGAGGACGCGAGCGCCGCGCGGGAGCGGCTGGTGCGGTTCTGGCGGCGGTTGTTCGTCTCGCCCGTCTCCGACGGGATCTTCGACTCGTTCCTGTCCATGGCCGTGCCCCGGCCGCCCGCCGACCCCGGCCCGCTGCAGGTGGTGGCGTACGCCGAGCTCGTCCACCTGGTCGGCGACCGTTCCTTGACGGCCGGCCTGCGCGCCAGGGCGCTGGCCGCCGCCCGCACGGTCGGTGACGAGGACCTGCTCATGCACGGCGTCGGCGAGGCGGTCACGCTGGCCCAGCCGTGCGTGATCGCGGGCGAGCCGCCGCGCGAGGGGCCCGAGCTGGACCGGTTCGTGGCCGCGCACGCCACGGCCCGCGGGCGCGGCGACAGCCCGGCGTTCCGCCGCGAGCTGCTGGGCGTCGTGGAGCCCGACCGCGATCCGCGCGTCCGGCGCTACTGGCGGCTCGTGGGCGAGGTGAGCGGCGAGCGGGCCACGATCGGCGCCATGATCGGCTGGCTGGCCGACTCCCTCGAGCGCTCCGTCACGTAA
- a CDS encoding maleylpyruvate isomerase family mycothiol-dependent enzyme, which produces MPTLDFARLVTGLREQTEVFAAAVAGGDPEAVVPTCPEWRLRTLVAHIGQSGRWAAELVRTGLPVPVPDPARIDPGPPGEWGGWLRAGAEELAEAVCKVGEDTEVWSFVGPVPAAFWLRRMFCEAAVHGYDAALTTGAAYGIAGDLAADVITEGMELMANPRAETFKPELALMRGAGERLAFRPHGMDGWVISRLPEGLRWERGNGPGDVVVTGTVTEIMLVLSRRIPPATVTGKRALLEHWLANNAY; this is translated from the coding sequence ATGCCGACCCTGGACTTCGCGCGGCTCGTGACGGGGCTGCGGGAGCAGACGGAGGTGTTCGCCGCGGCGGTGGCCGGCGGCGATCCGGAGGCCGTCGTGCCGACCTGCCCCGAATGGCGGCTGCGCACGCTGGTCGCGCACATCGGGCAGTCCGGCCGCTGGGCGGCCGAGCTGGTCCGCACGGGCCTGCCGGTGCCGGTCCCCGATCCGGCCCGCATCGATCCGGGCCCGCCCGGCGAGTGGGGCGGGTGGCTGCGGGCCGGCGCGGAGGAGCTGGCCGAGGCCGTGTGCAAGGTGGGCGAGGACACCGAGGTGTGGTCGTTCGTGGGGCCGGTGCCCGCGGCGTTCTGGCTGCGCAGGATGTTCTGCGAGGCCGCCGTGCACGGCTACGACGCGGCGCTGACGACCGGCGCCGCGTACGGGATCGCCGGCGACCTGGCGGCGGACGTCATCACCGAGGGCATGGAGCTGATGGCGAATCCGCGGGCGGAGACGTTCAAGCCGGAGCTGGCGCTGATGCGGGGCGCGGGCGAGCGGCTGGCGTTCCGGCCGCACGGGATGGACGGGTGGGTGATCAGCCGGCTGCCCGAGGGGCTGCGCTGGGAGCGCGGGAACGGGCCCGGCGACGTGGTGGTGACGGGCACGGTGACCGAGATCATGCTGGTGCTCTCGCGGCGGATCCCGCCCGCGACCGTCACCGGGAAGCGGGCGCTGCTGGAGCACTGGCTGGCGAACAACGCCTACTGA
- a CDS encoding acyl-CoA dehydrogenase family protein, whose protein sequence is MRDEDTFEEMLAELARRREEFRELRYVPKDFIDRLKRLGLYRVSTPRRFGGEPMPPAEFLRRIERISAVDGSTGWVAGFGSQLVYLGSLPLDTQAQLYADGPDVVLAGGLFPVQEATPTERGFLLNGRWKFASGCMAADVLVVGIPGDDSTSGKPRGALVRPERLRIVREWDVVGMQGTGSFDLVAEDVEIGREWTFIRGGTPVIDEPLYRYPAITYAAQSLSVVSAGVARAALDLAEGEGSGRGSITGAPRLADRPYYRAGIAEAEAALRSARAYFYEAAEEAWQALAAGGPVGDEQNAHLRLSAAHLARTAAEVVGKVVSLSGTAAIYREHPLQALLGDALVPQEHAFLSPAMYDAAGAVLMGLPPTVPAFR, encoded by the coding sequence ATGCGCGACGAGGACACGTTCGAGGAGATGCTCGCGGAGCTGGCCCGCCGCCGCGAGGAGTTCCGCGAGCTGCGTTACGTTCCCAAGGACTTCATCGACCGGCTCAAACGGCTCGGCCTCTATCGCGTCTCCACGCCGCGCCGGTTCGGCGGCGAGCCGATGCCGCCGGCGGAGTTCCTGCGGAGGATCGAGCGCATCTCCGCCGTCGACGGCTCCACCGGCTGGGTCGCCGGCTTCGGCTCCCAGCTCGTCTACCTGGGCTCGCTGCCGCTGGACACCCAGGCCCAGCTGTACGCGGACGGCCCCGACGTCGTCCTGGCCGGCGGCCTGTTCCCCGTCCAGGAGGCCACGCCCACCGAGCGCGGCTTCCTGCTCAACGGCCGGTGGAAGTTCGCCAGCGGTTGCATGGCCGCCGACGTGCTCGTCGTCGGCATCCCCGGCGACGACTCCACCTCCGGCAAGCCGCGCGGGGCGCTGGTGCGGCCGGAGCGCCTGCGGATCGTCCGCGAGTGGGACGTCGTCGGCATGCAGGGCACCGGCTCCTTCGACCTGGTCGCCGAGGACGTCGAGATCGGCAGGGAGTGGACGTTCATCCGCGGCGGCACCCCGGTGATCGACGAGCCGCTCTACCGCTACCCCGCCATCACCTACGCCGCCCAGTCGCTGTCGGTCGTCTCCGCCGGCGTCGCCCGCGCCGCCCTCGACCTCGCCGAGGGGGAGGGGAGCGGCCGGGGCAGCATCACCGGCGCGCCGCGCCTGGCCGACCGCCCCTACTACCGCGCCGGCATCGCCGAGGCCGAGGCCGCGCTGCGCTCCGCCCGCGCCTACTTCTACGAGGCCGCGGAGGAGGCGTGGCAGGCGCTCGCCGCCGGCGGCCCGGTCGGCGACGAGCAGAACGCGCACCTGCGCCTGTCCGCCGCCCACCTGGCCAGGACCGCGGCGGAGGTGGTGGGCAAGGTGGTCTCGCTGTCGGGCACCGCCGCGATCTACCGCGAGCATCCCCTGCAGGCCCTGCTCGGGGACGCGCTGGTGCCGCAGGAGCACGCCTTCCTCAGCCCGGCCATGTACGACGCCGCGGGCGCCGTCCTGATGGGCCTGCCGCCGACGGTCCCGGCCTTCCGCTGA
- a CDS encoding aldo/keto reductase, translating to MTVMLADGRPMPRLGLGTWPMNDEEARQAVTHAISLGYRLIDTAASYGNEVGVGAAVADAPVAREELFVTTKLRGSQHGYDAAMRGFEESRARLGLDYVDLYLIHWPLPGRGLYTDTWRAFVHLREQGLARSIGVSNFTPEQIGRLEQETGVRPAVNQVEMHPGFPQRALRAWHSEHDVVTESWSPLGRGSKLLDEPVVTDLAVAHGRTPAQVVLRWHVQLGAVPIPKSADPERMRQNLEVFDFSLSPEDLARLDTLDTGDRLGGDPETHVEL from the coding sequence ATGACCGTCATGCTCGCCGACGGCCGGCCGATGCCGCGCCTGGGCCTGGGCACCTGGCCGATGAACGACGAGGAGGCCCGCCAGGCCGTCACCCATGCCATCTCGCTCGGCTACCGGCTCATCGACACGGCCGCGAGCTACGGCAACGAGGTCGGCGTCGGCGCCGCCGTGGCGGACGCGCCGGTGGCCCGCGAGGAGCTGTTCGTCACCACGAAGCTGCGCGGCTCCCAGCACGGCTACGACGCCGCCATGCGCGGCTTCGAGGAGAGCAGGGCCCGGCTCGGCCTCGACTACGTCGACCTCTACCTCATCCACTGGCCGCTGCCGGGCCGCGGGCTCTACACCGACACCTGGCGCGCCTTCGTGCACCTGCGCGAGCAGGGCCTGGCCCGCTCGATCGGCGTCTCCAACTTCACCCCGGAGCAGATCGGGCGGCTGGAGCAGGAGACCGGCGTCCGTCCGGCGGTGAACCAGGTGGAGATGCATCCCGGCTTCCCGCAGCGCGCGCTGCGCGCCTGGCACTCCGAGCACGACGTCGTGACCGAGTCGTGGAGCCCGCTCGGCCGCGGCTCCAAGCTGCTCGACGAGCCCGTCGTCACCGACCTGGCCGTCGCGCACGGCCGTACGCCGGCCCAGGTGGTGCTGCGCTGGCACGTGCAGCTCGGCGCGGTGCCCATCCCCAAGTCGGCCGACCCCGAGCGCATGCGGCAGAACCTCGAGGTGTTCGACTTCAGCCTGTCGCCGGAGGATCTGGCCCGCCTCGACACGCTCGACACCGGCGACCGCCTCGGCGGCGACCCGGAAACCCATGTGGAGCTCTGA
- a CDS encoding sulfotransferase family protein, with product MTVIGAGFPRTGTSSMKAALERLGFGPCFHMFNILTEPARAGDWAPLAEGEEADWDKLFDGFRSTQDWPASYFWRELAQAYPEAKVVLTVRDPRAWYASMMTLIDNGPRTVMSQGTQADLPPAARAVFASMTTMQPVLNRMAAGTFGAGRTMADGPVDEESAVAAFERHTATVRASLPPERLLVFDVRQGWEPLCRFLGVDVPGEPFPHLNDGKSMQEFLGRLMKGDVSHPSFTTGA from the coding sequence CTGACCGTGATAGGCGCGGGGTTCCCGCGCACCGGAACCAGCTCCATGAAGGCCGCACTGGAGCGGCTCGGATTCGGACCCTGCTTTCACATGTTCAACATCCTGACCGAGCCGGCCAGGGCCGGCGACTGGGCGCCGCTGGCGGAGGGCGAGGAGGCCGACTGGGACAAGCTGTTCGACGGGTTCCGCTCGACGCAGGACTGGCCGGCCTCCTACTTCTGGCGGGAGCTGGCGCAGGCGTACCCGGAGGCCAAGGTCGTGCTGACCGTACGCGACCCGCGCGCCTGGTACGCGAGCATGATGACGCTGATCGACAACGGGCCCAGGACGGTCATGTCCCAGGGCACGCAGGCGGACCTGCCCCCGGCGGCGCGGGCCGTCTTCGCGAGCATGACCACGATGCAGCCCGTGCTCAACCGCATGGCCGCCGGCACGTTCGGCGCCGGCCGGACGATGGCCGACGGGCCGGTCGACGAGGAGAGCGCCGTGGCGGCGTTCGAGCGGCACACGGCCACGGTGCGGGCGAGCCTGCCGCCCGAGCGGCTGCTGGTCTTCGACGTGCGGCAGGGCTGGGAGCCGCTGTGCCGGTTCCTCGGCGTGGACGTGCCCGGCGAGCCGTTCCCGCATCTCAACGACGGCAAATCCATGCAGGAGTTCCTGGGACGGCTGATGAAGGGCGACGTCTCCCACCCGTCGTTCACCACCGGCGCGTAG
- a CDS encoding response regulator, whose translation MRVILADDSVLLREGLTRLLEEAGHEVVAAVGDAPALLDAAARHRPDVAVVDVRMPPEHKDDGLRAALEIRERLPGVGVLVLSQYVEQHYAARLLAGSPEGLGYLLKDRVSEVAEFLESLERVRAGGTAFDPEVVRQLLARTTRTDPLSRLSPREGEVLRHLAQGFVNAAIAERLHVSLSTVEKHVNAIVDKLDLPRDPGYSRRVLAILRYLES comes from the coding sequence GTGCGGGTGATCCTGGCCGACGACTCCGTGCTGCTGCGCGAGGGCCTGACCCGGCTGCTGGAAGAGGCGGGCCACGAGGTCGTCGCCGCCGTCGGCGACGCGCCCGCGCTGCTCGACGCGGCCGCCCGGCACCGCCCCGACGTGGCCGTCGTCGACGTGCGCATGCCGCCCGAGCACAAGGACGACGGGCTGCGGGCCGCGCTGGAGATCCGCGAGCGGCTGCCGGGCGTGGGCGTGCTCGTCCTGTCGCAGTACGTCGAGCAGCACTACGCCGCCAGGCTCCTGGCCGGATCCCCCGAAGGGCTCGGCTACCTGCTCAAGGACCGGGTCTCGGAGGTGGCCGAGTTCCTGGAGTCGCTGGAGCGGGTGCGGGCGGGCGGCACCGCGTTCGACCCCGAGGTGGTGCGCCAGCTCCTGGCCCGCACCACCCGTACGGACCCGCTGAGCAGGCTCAGCCCCCGGGAGGGCGAGGTGCTGCGGCACCTCGCCCAGGGGTTCGTGAACGCCGCCATCGCCGAGCGCCTGCACGTCTCGCTCAGCACGGTCGAGAAGCACGTCAACGCCATCGTGGACAAGCTCGACCTGCCGCGCGACCCCGGCTACAGCCGGCGCGTGCTGGCGATCCTGCGTTACCTGGAGAGCTGA
- a CDS encoding sensor histidine kinase, producing MSGTRIARLVAGVLLGTALGLAELVFLAVAAPAALIPALRPAAARGLARLTALERARLSGWLGHEPARHGGGYAYLAARATLGVLGGYTCASTLFLTVLLLFGGAWDLVWGDSEQVPLELPGVKLVTSGGALGITAGLALLGVLVLMVAAVAALDRRLAAHFLGPTGEELMRRRIAELTETRSGIVRAVDDERRRIERDLHDGVQQRGVALAMLLGRARHGLDLAARADGDRTADLIAQAYTESRQLLDELRSVAWRIYPTALDELGLRAALAGVAERAGVPVTVHHGLASRPASEIETALYFVAREAITNAVKHAGAHDILVVLSEDERTVSVAISDDGKGGADPSGGGLSGLARRVLALDGTFTVDSPPGGPTRVAATLPKAPPCG from the coding sequence GTGTCAGGCACCCGCATCGCCCGCCTCGTGGCCGGAGTTCTCCTCGGGACGGCTCTCGGCCTGGCCGAGCTGGTCTTCCTGGCCGTGGCGGCGCCCGCCGCGCTGATCCCCGCGCTGCGGCCCGCCGCCGCGCGGGGGCTGGCCCGGCTGACCGCGCTGGAACGGGCCCGCCTGTCCGGCTGGCTCGGGCACGAGCCGGCGCGGCACGGCGGCGGGTACGCCTACCTCGCGGCCCGCGCCACCCTGGGCGTCCTCGGCGGGTACACCTGCGCGAGCACCCTGTTCCTCACCGTGCTGCTGCTGTTCGGCGGCGCGTGGGACCTGGTCTGGGGCGACTCCGAGCAGGTGCCGCTGGAGCTGCCCGGCGTGAAGCTCGTCACCAGCGGCGGCGCGCTCGGCATCACCGCCGGCCTGGCGCTGCTGGGCGTGCTGGTGCTCATGGTCGCGGCCGTCGCCGCGCTCGACCGCCGCCTGGCCGCGCACTTCCTCGGCCCCACCGGCGAGGAGCTGATGCGCCGGCGCATCGCCGAGCTGACCGAGACCCGCTCCGGCATCGTCAGGGCCGTGGACGACGAGCGGCGCAGGATCGAGCGCGACCTGCACGACGGCGTGCAGCAGCGCGGCGTCGCCCTGGCCATGCTGCTCGGCCGCGCCCGGCACGGACTCGACCTCGCCGCCAGAGCTGACGGTGACAGGACCGCGGACCTGATCGCGCAGGCGTACACCGAGTCCCGCCAGCTCCTCGACGAGCTGCGCAGCGTCGCCTGGCGCATCTACCCGACCGCGCTCGACGAGCTCGGCCTGCGCGCCGCGCTGGCCGGCGTCGCCGAGCGCGCGGGCGTGCCCGTCACCGTGCACCACGGCCTGGCCTCCCGCCCCGCCTCCGAGATCGAGACCGCCCTGTACTTCGTGGCCCGCGAGGCCATCACCAACGCGGTCAAGCACGCCGGCGCGCATGACATCCTGGTGGTCCTGAGCGAGGACGAGCGGACGGTGAGCGTGGCGATCTCGGACGACGGCAAGGGCGGCGCCGACCCGTCGGGCGGCGGCCTGTCCGGGCTGGCCAGGCGGGTCCTGGCGCTCGACGGCACGTTCACCGTCGACAGCCCGCCCGGCGGCCCCACCAGGGTCGCCGCCACCCTGCCCAAGGCGCCGCCGTGCGGGTGA
- a CDS encoding ABC transporter permease: MRTLWQAAGAEWAKLWSVRSTWWCLACALVLTVLTSITLAGGAATDALREGADGVRIVASEAVVSGTSFVQFALVALAMLVITSEYASGGIRVTLQATPVRGVVLAAKALVVGPVMFAAGVLAGAVATAAVYLVLSIDVFGGLVVLPVGEVVADLLGMGVFYALVSVMTLGVGAAMRSAAGTLTVMFMLLMGLPLVILMTGVPALLDASLRMPMFAGLAFMDSTENLTGGPMPYSPGEGLVWLLAWVAAAVVAGHAVLRRRDA, translated from the coding sequence ATGAGGACGTTGTGGCAGGCGGCCGGGGCCGAATGGGCGAAGCTGTGGTCGGTCAGGTCCACGTGGTGGTGCCTGGCCTGCGCGCTCGTGCTCACCGTGCTGACCTCGATCACCCTGGCCGGCGGCGCCGCCACCGACGCGCTGCGCGAGGGCGCGGACGGCGTGCGGATCGTGGCCAGCGAGGCCGTGGTCTCCGGGACGTCGTTCGTGCAGTTCGCGCTGGTGGCCCTGGCCATGCTGGTGATCACCTCCGAGTACGCCTCCGGCGGCATCCGGGTCACGCTGCAGGCCACGCCCGTGCGCGGCGTGGTGCTGGCGGCCAAGGCGCTGGTGGTCGGGCCGGTGATGTTCGCGGCCGGGGTGCTCGCGGGGGCGGTGGCGACGGCGGCCGTGTACCTGGTGCTGTCGATCGACGTGTTCGGCGGGCTCGTGGTGCTGCCGGTCGGCGAGGTCGTGGCGGACCTGCTGGGCATGGGGGTGTTCTACGCGCTGGTGTCGGTGATGACTCTGGGGGTCGGCGCGGCGATGCGCAGCGCGGCGGGCACGCTGACCGTGATGTTCATGCTGCTCATGGGGCTGCCGCTGGTGATCCTCATGACCGGGGTGCCGGCGCTGCTGGACGCCTCGCTGCGGATGCCGATGTTCGCCGGGCTGGCGTTCATGGACAGCACGGAGAACCTCACGGGCGGGCCCATGCCGTACTCGCCGGGGGAGGGGCTGGTGTGGCTGCTGGCCTGGGTGGCGGCCGCCGTGGTGGCGGGCCACGCCGTCCTGCGCCGCCGAGACGCCTGA